One genomic segment of Acidobacteriota bacterium includes these proteins:
- a CDS encoding efflux RND transporter periplasmic adaptor subunit, with translation MRKKRTLRTVVTIILVLAVSAAGYLYLGPSDSQPGEDYLTVPVSRGDVRRTVSSTGLLQAVVTVQVGSQVSGRIQELHADFNSVVKKGQTLAIIDPANFEAQMERAKASLATAEAAVKSAAANLINREAELESARANVEVGEVNLQEAERELKRSRELYEAEVISDRDLENAQAAFDQAKARLSQNHAQVSQVEASIRSAHAQNDQAAANVQQAKASLTMAQVDLHYTNITSPIDGVVIERNVDIGQTVAASFQAPVLFLIANDLAKMQVIAQIDEADIGAISEMAQVDFAVDAFPGQSFEGKITEIRLSSKLPNTESAGGAQSGGGATNVVVYNVIIDVENTQLKLRPSMTATVNFVVAQEADVLKVANSALRFRPEGISPEEIRALMRGGGRRPSGGGPGTAMAGPGRGPGADRAALADADGGGGRPAWGGRGRGPGGQRRGPRRGGDEISHAEIGISTIEQYGIRPGPKIRFPRAERTRPRPGLLWVLDENAEPQPRRVLLGITDGRETAILRSDLEEDEKIITWKLDESGQVQRGSTSPFSGAFGPRRNRSSSNRSGARGGGTGGRGGGTGSRGR, from the coding sequence GTGAGAAAAAAGCGCACCCTCCGCACCGTCGTCACCATCATCCTGGTCCTGGCCGTTTCCGCGGCCGGCTATCTCTACCTGGGCCCCTCCGACAGCCAGCCGGGCGAAGACTACCTGACCGTCCCGGTGAGCCGCGGAGACGTGAGGCGAACCGTCAGCTCCACCGGTCTGCTGCAGGCCGTGGTGACGGTGCAGGTGGGAAGTCAGGTCTCGGGACGGATCCAGGAGCTCCATGCCGACTTCAACAGCGTGGTCAAGAAGGGCCAGACCCTGGCCATCATCGACCCGGCCAATTTCGAGGCCCAGATGGAGCGGGCCAAGGCCTCTCTGGCCACCGCCGAAGCGGCCGTCAAGAGCGCCGCGGCCAACCTCATCAACCGGGAGGCCGAATTGGAGAGCGCCCGGGCCAACGTGGAGGTGGGCGAGGTCAATCTACAGGAAGCCGAGCGGGAGCTGAAACGGAGCCGCGAGCTCTACGAAGCCGAGGTGATCTCGGACCGCGATCTGGAGAACGCCCAGGCGGCCTTCGACCAGGCCAAGGCGCGCCTGAGCCAGAACCACGCCCAAGTCAGCCAGGTGGAAGCCTCCATCCGTTCGGCCCACGCCCAGAACGATCAAGCCGCCGCCAACGTGCAGCAAGCCAAGGCCAGCCTCACGATGGCGCAGGTCGACCTGCACTACACCAACATCACCTCTCCCATCGACGGCGTCGTCATCGAGCGCAACGTGGACATCGGCCAGACCGTCGCTGCCAGCTTCCAGGCGCCGGTCCTTTTTCTGATCGCCAACGACTTGGCGAAGATGCAGGTCATCGCCCAGATTGACGAAGCGGACATCGGCGCCATCTCGGAAATGGCCCAGGTCGATTTTGCCGTGGACGCGTTTCCGGGACAGAGCTTCGAGGGCAAGATTACCGAGATCCGCTTGAGCTCCAAGCTCCCCAACACCGAATCGGCCGGCGGAGCGCAGAGCGGCGGCGGTGCCACCAACGTGGTGGTCTACAACGTCATCATCGACGTGGAGAACACGCAATTGAAGCTGCGGCCCTCCATGACGGCCACCGTCAACTTCGTGGTCGCTCAGGAAGCGGACGTGCTGAAAGTGGCCAACTCGGCGCTTCGTTTCCGGCCCGAGGGCATATCTCCGGAAGAGATTCGAGCGTTGATGCGAGGCGGCGGACGGCGGCCTTCGGGAGGCGGGCCCGGCACCGCCATGGCCGGCCCCGGCCGAGGACCGGGAGCCGACCGGGCCGCCTTGGCCGACGCTGACGGCGGAGGCGGCCGTCCGGCGTGGGGAGGACGAGGCCGGGGCCCCGGAGGGCAACGGCGGGGACCGCGCCGGGGCGGAGACGAGATCTCCCATGCCGAGATCGGAATCTCCACCATCGAACAGTACGGCATCCGTCCCGGACCCAAGATCCGGTTTCCCCGCGCCGAGCGGACCCGTCCCCGGCCCGGTCTGCTTTGGGTGCTGGACGAAAACGCCGAGCCCCAGCCGCGCCGCGTTCTCCTGGGGATCACCGACGGAAGGGAGACGGCCATATTGCGCAGTGATCTGGAGGAAGACGAGAAGATCATCACCTGGAAGCTGGACGAATCGGGCCAGGTCCAGCGCGGCAGCACTTCTCCCTTCAGCGGAGCCTTCGGGCCGCGCCGGAACCGGAGCTCGAGCAACCGGAGCGGCGCCCGAGGGGGTGGGACCGGTGGCCGAGGCGGCGGCACCGGCAGTCGAGGCCGTTGA
- a CDS encoding arylsulfatase gives MSTTVDSPLASTAGRHPRGPGTRSGLLLLLCCWILGCSPPPAQEAERPNIILVITDDQGWAQLGSHGDDVLRTPHLDRLATESVELTRFYVSPVCAPTRASLMTGRYNYRTGVVDTYVGRAMMHSDEVTLAETLSEAGYRTGIFGKWHLGDNYPLRAMDQGFQESVVHKGGGIGQPSDPPETSYFDPILQHNGKAKPYPGYCTDIFFREALEFIEENRESPFFVYIPTNAPHSPYDVPEPYRQSYLETGLEDKDARIYGMITNIDDNVGRLLDGLKRMELEKNTILIFMTDNGATTRRYTAGLRGLKGTVYDGGIRVPFLLRWPGRLEPGTDGRIAAHIDLMPTLLEAAGIAFPDGVAFDGVSLMSRLDGAGQDPGDRTLFIQSHRGNEPQPFRHFAAIEQRYKLVQPVAFATRGLPAGETFEDYPLELYDLEADPGEQQDISGGRPEVVGRLRSAYADWLQDVSSSRGYAPPRIAVGTVHDDPVILTRQDWRMVGPDGWGDTDLGFWEITVHRAGAYRIRFLFGPASGGGNAELRLQQVRRMQPFDPGTSEVTFDQVLLDEGETRLQAVLHRGDKPVGVRYVEVSLVQSGSGTSEGR, from the coding sequence ATGTCCACTACAGTTGATTCTCCACTCGCCTCCACAGCTGGCCGGCACCCCCGCGGGCCCGGCACCCGATCCGGGCTGCTGCTTCTGTTGTGCTGTTGGATTCTCGGATGTTCGCCGCCTCCGGCTCAGGAAGCGGAACGGCCCAACATCATTCTCGTCATCACCGACGACCAGGGCTGGGCCCAGTTGGGAAGCCATGGGGACGATGTCCTCCGCACGCCCCACCTGGACCGCCTGGCCACCGAGAGCGTGGAGCTGACCCGGTTCTACGTCTCTCCCGTCTGCGCTCCCACCCGGGCCAGCCTCATGACCGGCCGCTACAACTACCGGACCGGCGTGGTGGACACCTACGTGGGACGGGCCATGATGCACTCGGACGAGGTCACCCTGGCCGAGACTCTCTCGGAGGCGGGTTACCGGACCGGGATCTTCGGAAAGTGGCACCTGGGGGACAACTATCCACTCCGGGCCATGGACCAGGGCTTCCAGGAGTCGGTGGTCCACAAGGGCGGCGGCATCGGCCAGCCTTCCGACCCGCCCGAAACCTCCTATTTCGACCCCATCCTGCAGCACAACGGGAAGGCCAAGCCGTACCCGGGCTACTGCACCGACATCTTCTTCCGGGAGGCGCTGGAGTTCATCGAGGAGAATCGGGAGAGCCCCTTCTTCGTCTACATCCCCACCAACGCGCCTCATTCCCCCTACGACGTACCCGAACCCTACCGCCAGTCCTACCTGGAGACCGGACTGGAGGACAAGGATGCCCGCATCTACGGCATGATCACCAACATCGACGACAACGTGGGCCGTCTGTTGGACGGCCTGAAGCGGATGGAACTGGAGAAAAACACGATCCTCATCTTCATGACCGACAACGGAGCCACCACGCGCCGGTACACCGCCGGACTCAGAGGACTCAAGGGGACAGTCTACGATGGGGGAATCCGGGTGCCGTTTCTGCTCCGCTGGCCGGGACGGCTCGAGCCGGGCACGGACGGCCGCATCGCCGCCCACATCGACCTGATGCCCACGCTGCTGGAGGCGGCCGGAATCGCGTTTCCCGACGGGGTTGCCTTCGACGGAGTCAGCCTCATGTCCCGGCTCGACGGCGCCGGCCAGGATCCCGGCGACCGGACCCTCTTCATCCAGTCCCACCGGGGGAACGAGCCCCAACCCTTCCGCCACTTCGCCGCCATCGAGCAGCGGTACAAGCTGGTCCAGCCGGTGGCCTTCGCCACGCGCGGTCTGCCCGCCGGCGAGACATTCGAGGACTATCCCCTGGAACTCTACGATCTGGAGGCCGACCCGGGAGAACAACAGGATATTTCAGGCGGACGTCCCGAGGTGGTGGGGCGGCTTCGCTCCGCCTATGCGGACTGGCTCCAGGACGTTTCCTCCTCCCGAGGCTACGCTCCTCCCCGGATCGCGGTGGGGACGGTCCACGATGACCCCGTCATCCTCACTCGCCAGGACTGGCGCATGGTGGGTCCCGACGGATGGGGAGACACCGACCTGGGGTTTTGGGAAATCACGGTCCATCGCGCGGGCGCCTATCGGATCCGGTTCCTATTCGGTCCGGCATCCGGTGGTGGAAATGCCGAGTTGAGGCTTCAACAGGTCCGAAGAATGCAACCCTTCGACCCGGGGACATCCGAAGTCACGTTTGACCAGGTCCTGCTGGATGAGGGTGAAACTCGCCTGCAGGCCGTGCTTCACAGGGGCGACAAACCGGTGGGCGTCCGCTACGTGGAAGTCTCCCTTGTCCAGTCCGGATCCGGGACCTCCGAAGGGCGCTGA
- a CDS encoding CAP domain-containing protein, protein MRLVFGISLLSFLVGTQPESARELTEKSIRELRLMVVEFINQDRLKASARPVVYSEPLSLLADEHCREMLREGYTSHWNRAGWKPYMRYSQGGVTDHTSENIASMNSTGFEVSFDSVKAELTARHESLIGEEPPYDQHRQNILDPHHTHVGIGVAYSKAGLRMIQIFARRYVSLEPIPARQGPSASVQLKGKLLVPGYDLQAISVFYEPLPEEMSLAQLMGTYSYALPADEKIYRTRLPSIMRYADGTRGSVDVRGRSFSQTISFPSRKGVYTLVVWLEKENEVRGFTATNATVFVE, encoded by the coding sequence GTGCGTCTCGTCTTCGGTATTTCACTGCTGTCGTTTCTGGTGGGGACCCAGCCCGAGTCCGCCCGGGAGCTGACGGAGAAATCGATCCGGGAATTGCGGCTGATGGTGGTGGAGTTCATCAACCAGGATCGGCTAAAGGCCTCGGCCCGGCCAGTGGTGTATTCCGAACCCCTCTCCCTGCTGGCCGACGAGCATTGCCGGGAGATGCTGCGGGAAGGCTACACCAGCCACTGGAACCGGGCCGGCTGGAAGCCATACATGCGTTATTCGCAGGGCGGGGTCACCGATCATACCTCCGAAAACATCGCCAGCATGAACAGCACCGGCTTCGAGGTGAGCTTCGACTCCGTCAAGGCCGAATTGACCGCGCGCCACGAGAGCCTCATCGGTGAGGAACCGCCGTACGACCAGCACCGCCAAAACATCCTGGACCCTCACCATACCCATGTCGGAATCGGGGTGGCCTACAGCAAGGCGGGCCTGCGGATGATCCAGATATTCGCCCGGCGGTACGTGAGCCTGGAGCCCATTCCCGCGAGGCAGGGACCCTCCGCCAGCGTTCAACTGAAGGGCAAGTTGCTCGTGCCCGGATACGATCTCCAGGCGATCTCCGTCTTCTACGAACCCCTGCCGGAAGAGATGTCCCTGGCCCAGTTGATGGGGACCTATTCCTATGCTTTGCCCGCTGACGAGAAGATCTACAGGACCCGTCTGCCCTCGATCATGCGCTACGCCGACGGCACCCGGGGATCGGTGGACGTCCGGGGCCGGTCCTTCTCCCAGACCATCTCCTTCCCCTCCCGGAAAGGGGTCTACACCCTGGTCGTCTGGCTCGAGAAAGAGAACGAGGTTCGGGGGTTCACGGCGACCAACGCCACCGTCTTCGTGGAGTGA
- a CDS encoding ATP-binding protein: MKKLKKAGGNWVDGDRFFDRDVELEALSERVKEGTHTLLTAQRRMGKTSLVRELLRQLADEGSFETIFVDLEGANDSADAIAEIAIQTRSVRTVWGRIKSGFANFLEDFGDRIEALEVADVKVKLRAGIDAGNWRQRGDQIFTALALSEKPVVLAIDELPILINRLLKGQDYRITPDRRDAADQFLSWLRKNGQTHRGRVSMIVSGSVGLEPVLKQAGLSAQANIFSPFELRPWSREISIKCLGSLAYTYGLDLSREVRSEMCHRLRCCVPHHVQQFFDHLHEHLRRNKRLAATLADVGHVYEQDLLSVRGQIDLEHYESRLRMILGTESYKTALSLLTETAVGDALLRWKSIEKYRGGHSTGSGDSVTIEDVLYTLEHDGYLAADSDGYRFVSGLLEDWWKARHGAYFIPIDRRRSRQEAK; this comes from the coding sequence ATGAAAAAACTCAAGAAGGCAGGTGGCAACTGGGTCGACGGAGATCGATTCTTCGATCGAGACGTCGAACTTGAGGCATTGAGTGAGCGTGTCAAAGAGGGAACCCACACTCTGCTGACGGCGCAGCGCCGGATGGGTAAGACGAGCCTAGTAAGGGAACTGTTACGCCAACTGGCGGATGAAGGCAGCTTCGAGACCATCTTTGTCGATCTGGAAGGCGCTAACGACTCCGCTGACGCCATCGCCGAGATTGCAATCCAGACACGATCGGTTCGGACTGTTTGGGGTCGTATCAAGTCCGGTTTCGCGAACTTCCTGGAAGACTTTGGTGATCGAATCGAAGCCTTGGAAGTAGCCGACGTGAAGGTCAAGTTGCGCGCCGGAATCGATGCCGGAAACTGGCGCCAGCGAGGTGATCAAATCTTCACGGCACTTGCATTGAGCGAGAAACCAGTTGTGTTGGCCATCGATGAGTTGCCGATCCTAATCAACAGACTACTCAAGGGTCAGGACTACCGGATCACGCCGGACCGGCGGGACGCGGCAGACCAGTTTTTGAGTTGGCTCCGCAAGAATGGGCAGACCCATCGGGGGCGGGTATCCATGATCGTCTCGGGCAGCGTTGGTCTTGAACCCGTTCTCAAACAAGCCGGCCTCAGCGCGCAGGCAAATATTTTTTCGCCGTTCGAGTTGAGACCTTGGAGCCGGGAAATTTCCATCAAATGCCTGGGATCGCTGGCGTATACCTACGGCTTGGACCTATCTCGTGAGGTCCGATCCGAGATGTGCCACCGTCTCCGATGCTGTGTTCCCCACCACGTACAGCAGTTTTTCGACCATCTTCATGAACATTTGCGCCGGAATAAAAGACTCGCAGCGACACTCGCCGATGTCGGCCATGTGTATGAGCAGGATCTTCTCAGCGTCCGTGGACAAATCGATCTGGAGCACTATGAGAGCCGGCTGAGGATGATTCTGGGAACTGAAAGCTACAAGACCGCACTCAGTCTGTTGACGGAGACAGCGGTAGGCGATGCTCTACTGAGGTGGAAATCGATCGAGAAGTATCGCGGCGGTCATTCGACAGGTTCTGGGGATTCGGTGACAATCGAAGATGTTCTGTACACCTTGGAGCATGACGGTTATCTGGCCGCCGACTCCGATGGTTATCGGTTTGTTTCGGGTCTGCTTGAAGACTGGTGGAAGGCCCGACACGGTGCGTATTTCATTCCGATCGACAGGCGAAGATCGAGACAAGAGGCGAAGTGA
- a CDS encoding DUF1501 domain-containing protein, whose translation MQTKRFTRNNPPCGRTRREFLWETGGGFAGLALIDLLSTDGFFGRLNAASVDGAPPELLAPKLPHFPTRAKHVIFFFMNGGPSHVDLFDPKPALTRYNGTPYKGKVKVGSNNRPIGYLMQSPFEFKKHGQSGLEISSVYPHVSRFADDLCVIRSLYTDTAAHASGNIQMNTGNVIIGRPSLGSWLSYGLGTLGNDLPSFVVMTDPRGGPIGGTSNWTAGFMPAAYQGTLFRSKGNPLLNLATPEDVSERTQRHSLNLLQRLNRKHLKGREQESELAARIHSYELAYRMQTTAADVVDVEQESEQTREMYGLNNRLTADYGRKCLIARRLIEKGVRFVQLYSGGGHGPETWDGHVDCIKNHSLHGYETDQPMAALIEDLKRTGLWEETLLIWGGEFGRTPTSEGVGKPGRDHNWLGFSMWLAGAGVKGGQAIGATDELGFEAVEDPYHVSDLHATVLHLMGLDHTKLTYFYHGLEERLTGQRGQVIEGALA comes from the coding sequence ATGCAGACGAAGCGGTTCACACGCAACAATCCACCCTGTGGCCGGACGCGGCGGGAGTTCCTCTGGGAGACGGGCGGAGGATTCGCCGGGTTGGCCCTCATCGACCTCCTCTCTACCGACGGCTTTTTCGGACGACTGAACGCGGCTTCAGTCGACGGCGCCCCGCCGGAGCTCCTGGCTCCCAAGCTGCCCCACTTCCCGACGCGCGCCAAGCACGTCATTTTCTTCTTCATGAACGGCGGGCCCAGCCACGTGGACCTGTTCGACCCCAAGCCCGCGCTGACCAGGTACAACGGCACTCCCTACAAGGGCAAGGTGAAGGTGGGGTCCAACAACCGTCCCATCGGCTACCTGATGCAATCTCCGTTCGAGTTCAAGAAGCACGGCCAGAGCGGCCTGGAAATCAGCAGCGTCTACCCCCACGTCTCCCGCTTTGCCGACGACCTCTGCGTGATTCGCTCCCTGTACACCGACACGGCGGCGCACGCCTCGGGGAACATCCAGATGAACACGGGCAACGTCATCATCGGGAGACCCTCCCTGGGCTCGTGGCTCAGCTACGGTCTGGGCACACTGGGCAACGATCTGCCCAGCTTCGTCGTCATGACCGATCCCCGGGGCGGACCCATCGGCGGAACCTCCAACTGGACCGCCGGTTTCATGCCGGCCGCCTACCAGGGAACCCTCTTCCGAAGCAAGGGCAATCCGCTCCTGAACCTGGCGACGCCGGAGGACGTCAGCGAACGGACCCAGCGCCACTCCCTGAACCTGTTGCAACGGTTGAATCGGAAGCACCTGAAGGGCCGGGAGCAGGAATCGGAGCTGGCCGCCCGGATCCACTCCTACGAGTTGGCGTACCGGATGCAGACCACGGCCGCCGACGTGGTGGACGTCGAACAGGAGAGTGAGCAGACCCGGGAGATGTACGGGCTCAACAACCGGCTCACCGCCGACTACGGCCGCAAGTGCCTCATCGCGCGGCGGCTCATCGAGAAGGGCGTCCGCTTCGTCCAACTCTACTCGGGCGGCGGGCACGGCCCCGAAACCTGGGATGGCCACGTGGACTGCATCAAGAACCACTCGCTCCACGGCTACGAGACCGACCAGCCCATGGCCGCACTGATCGAAGACCTGAAACGGACCGGCCTCTGGGAGGAGACGCTCCTGATCTGGGGCGGCGAGTTCGGGCGAACTCCCACCAGCGAGGGCGTCGGCAAGCCGGGCCGCGACCACAACTGGCTCGGCTTCTCCATGTGGCTGGCCGGGGCCGGCGTCAAGGGCGGTCAGGCCATCGGAGCCACCGACGAGCTTGGGTTCGAGGCGGTGGAAGACCCCTACCACGTCTCCGACCTGCACGCCACGGTGCTGCACCTGATGGGCCTGGACCACACCAAGCTGACCTACTTCTACCACGGCCTGGAAGAGCGCCTCACCGGCCAGCGGGGCCAGGTGATCGAGGGCGCTCTGGCCTGA
- a CDS encoding PSD1 and planctomycete cytochrome C domain-containing protein, with translation MFHWLGVSLIFSVTAAVAGSRDLPPPAPAGVDFSEQVEPILRDRCYACHGATVQMNGLRLDERGHALKGGDSGHPSVIPGDSARSLLIQTVAGLDPDRLMPKTGDRLTPEEIGLLRAWIDAGAEYAESADSSPLAKAKDHWSFQPPTSPPVPVVKNTEWIRNPIDAFVLARLEGRGWKPSPPAGDEALLRRMHLDLVGLPPTPQEQHEFLKEASPEAFDRLIEELLDRPGYGERWGRHWLDVVRYAETNGYERDATKPEVWKYRDYVIRSLNQDKPYDRFILEQLAGDELEDATAETHVAMGFNRLGPWDDEPADFDQDRFDQLDDVVRTTSEAFLGLTMGCARCHDHKFDPLTQQDYYGMVALFNGLRRSQTGRREVSLPVGDHTQMTRQSERDERIKELEAKIDKLREDFRIDRLRSGQSGLPAKAVAALLEDIRKRTEEQKELARQYSTEMIAKTAEALPPELVGRIAGLEAEIARVRRSVPDLDRGYYLYESKPPEVVHVLMRGRAASPGDVAVPALPAALVSSQPPFSAKGNSSGRRLALARWIASPENPLTARVLVNRVWQQHLGQGLVRSAGDFGSMGDRPSHPQLLDWLASRFIEEGWSFKKLHTLIMTSNTYRMGKKPVAGYLEADPENRFLWRAHYRRLEAEAIRDSMLAASGQLNRKMYGPSMVPPIPEAALEGHPDPDKIWYTSDPREASRRTVYAFIKRSMLIPMLEVLDLCDTTRSSAQRPVTSIAPQALTLFNGDFANEQAFHLARRVLEEAGPDLAQQVDLVYRLALARGPTPDEHREMVDFLNQETEAHLWEVSARNRNRLVAREKSLVQLCRVVFNLNEFVYPN, from the coding sequence ATGTTCCACTGGCTCGGCGTGTCGCTGATCTTTTCCGTCACCGCCGCTGTGGCCGGGAGCCGGGACCTCCCTCCCCCAGCTCCTGCCGGCGTGGACTTCTCCGAGCAGGTCGAGCCGATTCTCAGGGACCGTTGCTACGCGTGCCACGGAGCGACCGTCCAGATGAACGGCCTGCGGCTCGACGAACGCGGCCACGCTCTGAAAGGAGGCGACTCGGGACACCCCTCGGTCATCCCCGGCGACAGCGCCCGGAGTCTGCTGATTCAGACCGTGGCCGGTCTGGACCCTGACCGGCTCATGCCCAAGACCGGAGATCGGCTCACTCCCGAAGAGATCGGCCTGCTCCGGGCCTGGATCGACGCCGGCGCCGAATACGCCGAATCGGCCGATTCGAGTCCGCTGGCGAAAGCGAAGGACCACTGGTCGTTTCAACCGCCGACCTCGCCTCCGGTCCCTGTGGTGAAGAACACGGAATGGATTCGGAACCCCATCGACGCCTTCGTCCTGGCCAGGTTGGAAGGCCGCGGTTGGAAACCATCTCCTCCGGCGGGAGACGAAGCGCTGTTGCGGCGCATGCACCTCGACCTCGTCGGCCTTCCGCCGACTCCGCAGGAACAGCACGAGTTCCTGAAAGAGGCCAGCCCGGAAGCGTTCGACCGCCTGATCGAAGAACTCCTGGACCGCCCGGGATACGGGGAGCGCTGGGGCCGGCACTGGCTGGACGTGGTCCGCTACGCCGAAACCAACGGTTACGAGCGGGACGCCACCAAACCGGAGGTCTGGAAGTACCGGGATTACGTGATCCGGTCCCTGAACCAGGACAAGCCCTACGACCGGTTCATCCTGGAGCAACTGGCCGGAGACGAGCTGGAGGACGCCACCGCCGAGACCCATGTCGCCATGGGCTTCAACCGGCTGGGCCCCTGGGACGACGAACCGGCCGACTTCGACCAGGACCGCTTCGATCAATTGGACGACGTGGTTCGAACCACCTCGGAGGCCTTCCTGGGACTGACCATGGGCTGCGCCCGCTGCCACGACCACAAGTTCGATCCCCTTACCCAGCAGGACTATTACGGAATGGTCGCCCTCTTCAACGGCCTCCGCCGGTCCCAGACCGGACGCCGGGAGGTCAGCCTGCCGGTGGGGGATCACACCCAAATGACCCGGCAGTCCGAGAGGGACGAGCGCATCAAGGAGCTGGAAGCCAAGATCGACAAGCTGCGGGAGGACTTCCGGATCGACCGGCTCCGCTCGGGTCAAAGCGGACTCCCCGCAAAGGCCGTGGCTGCCCTGCTGGAAGACATCAGGAAGAGAACGGAAGAGCAGAAGGAACTGGCCAGGCAATACTCCACGGAGATGATCGCCAAGACGGCCGAGGCCCTCCCTCCCGAGCTGGTGGGCCGGATCGCCGGGTTGGAAGCCGAGATCGCCCGGGTTCGCCGATCCGTTCCCGATCTGGACCGCGGCTACTACCTCTACGAGTCGAAGCCGCCGGAGGTGGTCCACGTGTTGATGCGAGGCCGGGCCGCCAGTCCCGGCGACGTGGCCGTCCCGGCTCTTCCCGCCGCCCTGGTCAGCTCCCAGCCCCCGTTTTCCGCCAAGGGAAACAGCAGTGGGCGGAGACTGGCCCTGGCCCGCTGGATCGCCAGCCCGGAAAACCCCCTGACCGCCCGGGTCCTGGTCAACCGGGTCTGGCAGCAGCACCTGGGCCAGGGACTGGTCCGCAGCGCCGGCGACTTCGGCAGTATGGGAGACCGGCCCAGCCATCCCCAGCTTCTGGACTGGCTGGCCAGCCGTTTCATCGAAGAGGGCTGGTCCTTCAAGAAGCTCCACACCTTGATCATGACCAGCAACACGTACCGCATGGGCAAGAAGCCAGTGGCCGGGTACCTCGAGGCGGACCCGGAAAACCGCTTCCTCTGGCGGGCCCACTATCGAAGGCTCGAGGCAGAGGCCATCCGGGACTCGATGCTGGCGGCCAGCGGACAGCTCAATCGCAAGATGTACGGCCCCAGCATGGTGCCGCCCATACCCGAGGCCGCGCTGGAAGGGCATCCGGATCCGGACAAGATCTGGTATACGTCCGATCCCCGGGAGGCCTCCCGCAGGACCGTCTACGCCTTCATCAAGCGCTCCATGCTCATCCCCATGCTGGAGGTCCTGGACCTGTGCGACACGACCCGGAGTTCCGCCCAGCGGCCGGTGACCAGCATCGCTCCCCAGGCCCTGACGCTGTTCAACGGAGACTTCGCCAACGAGCAGGCCTTCCACCTGGCTCGCAGAGTCCTGGAGGAGGCGGGCCCTGACCTGGCCCAGCAGGTGGATCTCGTGTATCGCCTGGCGCTCGCCCGCGGACCGACTCCCGACGAACACCGGGAAATGGTGGACTTCCTGAACCAGGAGACCGAGGCCCACCTCTGGGAGGTAAGCGCCCGGAACCGGAACCGGCTCGTGGCCCGGGAGAAGAGCCTGGTTCAACTCTGCCGGGTGGTCTTCAATCTCAATGAATTCGTCTACCCCAACTGA